The Bdellovibrionales bacterium genome segment TTGTGAGTCCCAAACATTTACCCAAAAGGAACTGAGGACGCGACAAAGGACGTGCAAGAAGAGTAAAAATAGTTTTCTTGTCCAATTCCTTGGCCACCAAGGTACTTCCAACAAAGATGCTCAGCACGACCATGCTGAGGTGAATCGCCGTAAAGCCAAAGTTAGCCGATATTCGGGACTGTTCCGCAAAGCTCAGTTGCCCAAGAGCGAGACTCAAACCAATCAACAATACAGCAAAAACCAAAAGACCATACAAAATGCGGTCTCGAATCAATTCAAGGAAAGTGTTTTTAGCCAAAACCCAGATGCTGTTCATGGAGAGTTTTCTCGCATTGCCATACGGACAAAAGCCTCTTCAAGGCTTATCCTTTCCTGCCGCACTTCAAAGATCTGCGCTCCCCCTTTGAGCAAATTGGCCAAATTCAATTGAATTTCGTTTGGGCTCGATGCAGAGAGAACCTTCTTGTGCCCATGATCAAAATAGGTGATTGTTGCGGCACTCTCCATACTGCCCAAAAGAGCTTCGGTCTTTCCCTGGTACACAACCTGGCCCGATTTCAAAATGACCAAGTCCTCACAGAGTCTTTCAGCATCCAATAAATGATGGCTGCTAAAAAACACAGATTTGCCCATTTTGGCTGTTTCCTTAATTATCTCAGCCAAATAATATCGACCATCGGGATCCAACCCACTCATTGGCTCATCAAGAATGATAAAATCTGGGTCATGAATAAGTGCCTGAGCGACGCCAATTTTCTGCAACATTCCCTTAGAATATTCGCGCAATTTTCGATTTTGCGCATAAACCAAATCGACCCGCTTCAAAAGACTCTCAATCCTGATTTTTAAATCCCTTGCCTTCAGATTTGCAGACAATTCACCATAAAAACGAAGAAACTCAAACCCTGTCAGATAATTGTAGAAATAGGGGTGCTCCGGCAGGAAACCAATGCGTCTTTTTATGTTCTGAGAAATCGGCTGACTGCCAAAATATTCTATTTGGCCTGAATCAGGGAATACTAAGCCAAGAAGACACTTCATTGTCGTTGTCTTGCCAGCGCCATTTGCACCCAGAAACCCAGTTATGGTCCCCTCGGCCACATCAAACGACATTCCCTTTAGAACTTCATGTCTTCGAGGAATGAATCCCTTCTTAAAGGACTTCTTCAAATTTCTCACAGTAACGACTGACATGAAATCATTGGATCACAATCAACTTCAACAAGCAACGGAGGTAATAAGCCAACAAGGCAGAAAAACTCCAAGCTGGATTTACTGAAATCCCCAGACCTGGCTCGTTAGGACCTTTGTCGGGATTTGCCTAAACCAAGCTCTGCGGTTTAGGTAAAGAGAAAACATCAAAATCACCCGCGTGGTGTTTCCTGAGAGCAATTAAAAATGCTCTCACCGCGTCACTCTCGGTAATGCACGGAATAGAATAATCAATACAACTGCGCCGAATTCCAAAACTGGTTTCGATGGATGGCCTTCCAGATGTCGTATTGATCACCACCGCCACTTCTCCCGAACGTATGCGATCGACGCAATGAGGCCGACCCTCTTGAACCTTCTTGACGACAGTAACAGGGAGACCTAGGGATTTTATGAATGTGGCCGTACCTGAGGTTGCCGAGAGCGTATAACCCATGTCACACAAATCACGAATGACAGGAGCCAATTCAGTCTTATCTTTGTCACGCAAAGATAAGAAGACCTCGCCGTCCATTGGGAACGTCATCTGACTTGAAAACAGAGCCTTCAACAGAGCTTCTGAATAATCCGCTCCGCGCCCCATGCTTTCTCCCGTTGACTTCATTTCTGGACCCAGAATTGAATCAGCCTCAGCAAATTTTTTAAATGGAAAAACGACTCCCTTCACCGCTACGTGCGAGATATCCCTCCAGTTGAAACGCTCAGGCCTCACGCGAGCTCTATCCCAACCAAGAAGCGCCAACACACCAAGGTCCACCAGAGGTATTCCTGTGGCTTTGGCTATAAAAGGGATGCTCCGAGAGGACCTGGGGTTGGCCTCAATCATGAAAATCTCATCATCTTTGATGGCCAACTGAAGATTCAGAAAACCAATGACCCCAAGACGATCCGCCAGTTCAAGGCTGAGCTGCTCGATCCGTTCCAAAGTATCATCCCTCAATCTTTGAGGAGGAATGACTCCCATACTGTCACCACTGTGAACTCCAGCCGCCTCGATATGCTCAACCACACCACCAACCAAAGACCAGTCCTTGCCCCGCACTAAATCGACATCAACCTCAAGAGCTCGATCAAGAAATTGATCCATGAGACACGGAATTTTTGACGATATGTAGGTTCCATGACGAGAGAAATAGGATCTTAGTTCATCCTCTTCTTCGATTATCTCCATCCTTCTGCCACCCAACACATAACTCGGCCGACAGATGAGAGGATACCCTATCTCTTGGGCCACGCTGAGTGCACTTTTCAGTTCACTTACCATCGCCGATTTAGGAATTTGAAAAGCAAGTTCTGTGCATACCTTCGCAAAAAGGCCCCTGTCTTCCGCCAGATCTATCGTTTCCAAAGTCGATCCAAGCAAGTTAAATCCATTTTCAACAATAATACGCGCCAGAGAAATCGGAGTCTGTCCTCCGAGTTGGCACACGACACCTTTAGGATTCACGTAACGAAGGATTTCTAGCACATGCTCTTCGTTCAAGGGTTCAAAGTAAAGTTCATCAGAGGTGTCGTAATCAGTTGACACCGTCTCGGGATTGGAATTGATCATCACCACATGACAGCCAGCTTTTTGTAACTGGGCCACACTTCGCACGCAGCTATAGTCAAATTCAATTCCTTGACCAATGCGATTGGGGCCACTCCCCAAGATTACGACAGCGTCTTTTGTCTGTTGTCTTGGTCTCTGAGAGCTCCAATAACTTGAGTAAAGATAGGGCGTATTGGAAAAAAATTCTCCCGCACAGGTGTCCACGTTAAAATACACTGGGTGAATCCCAAGTTTATGCCTACGATTCCTAATCTCAAGTTTATCAACACTCGCCAATCGTGCAATGGTCGCATCTGAAAATCCCAGACGCTTTGCCTTAAGTAAGACATTTTCGTCAATCTCAGATGAGGATTGAGTCAGTCTGCAAATTTCTTCAACAGTCACGCCTTCGCGTAGCGCCTGAAAAACGTGAAAAATTCTCTGGCTATTGGGATAGGTAACCGAATCCTCATTAAACGAAATAACTGGAAATCCCCCGTCAGATTCATTCAATGAATGGATCGCCTTATGAAATGATTCTTTGAAGGTTCGCCCTATACTCATCACTTCACCGACACTTTTCATTTGAGTACTCAGAGAATCCTTCGCTCCAGGAAATTTTTCAAAGGCAAACCGAGGAATCTTGGTGACAACGTAATCAAGAGCTGGCTCGTAACAAGAAGGCGTTGAGCCAGTGATGTCGTTGCGCAACTCATCAAGCGTATATCCAACAGCTAACAAAGCGGCAATTTTTGCGATAGGAAATCCTGTGGCCTTACTGGCAAGAGCAGAAGATCGACTCACTCGAGGATTCATTTCAATGACGAGTCGCTCCCCCGTTTCAGGATGAACAGCAAACTGAATGTTCGCGCCCCCAGTCTCAACCCCCACGCAGTCAATGATTTTACGAGCCTCGTCTCTCATCTCTTGGTACTGGCGATCAGTGAGGGTCTGCTGGGGAGCTACTGTAATACTATCTCCCGTATGAACTCCACAGGGATCCAGATTTTCAATTGTGCAAATCACAACGAAAGTTCCGGCTTTATCCCTCATCACCTCAAGTTCAAATTCCTTCCAACCAAGAATACTCTCCTCAACCAAACACTCTGAAGTGGGGCTCTCATGTAAGGCCCCCGCTATCTTCATTTTGTACTCTTCCAATGAATAGGCAATACCACCCCCACCGCCCCCGAGGGTATAATTGGGACGCAAAATAAGCGGAAACCCTAAGTCATCAGCCGCCCTCAGTCCTTGCTCAAAAGTGCGGACCATTTCACTCCGCGGGTACTTCGCTCCAATTTTATCAAGGAGGGAGCGAAAGATTTCTCTGTCCTCTGCTGCTTTTATAGATTCTACCCTTGCACCCAAAAGCTCAATATTTAGTTCCTTTAAAATACCTTCCCGATCAAGATCCAATGCCAAATTGAGAGCTGTTTGCCCTCCCAATGTCGGTATGATTGCATCTGGACGTTCCTTCTCGAGTATCTTTCTGACAAAAGGAACCTTCAGAGGCTCAATGTAAACCCGTGTTGCAAGCTCTGGATCAGTCATGATCGTCGCCGGATTAGAGTTTATCAAAACAACCTCATACCCCTCTTTCATCAAAGCTTTGCAGGCTTGAGTTCCTGAATAGTCAAATTCACAGGCCTGCCCTATGACAATAGGACCAGAACCAATGAGAACAATCTTTTTTAAATCTTCACGTTTTCCCACTTAAATTCTTAACCTCGGCTTATTGGTATAGATCTCTTGAAGATCAACATGTTTATACTGCTCAATCTTGTATCGCATCCTGAATAACTTGATAATCAAAGATTCCTGTTCGCGGGCCCTTTCTTCAACATCTTTCAGTTTGCGCACTCTTTTGATTTCTTTAAAAATATAACGACTCGCTCGAGGCGGATGAAAACAAAATGAAGTCCCGAAAACAAATGTGTCCCCGCGGGTGAAGAGTCGAGATTCAAACAGCTGCTCTTTCTCAAAACCCACCGTCACCAATGAATTTTTAATCACTATTTTTTCGTTGGCCAACAAATCCCTCAAGTAAATATCTTTGTTCTTTAACTTCAGAAACTCGAAAATACTGTGACGTCCGCTGCTCAAATATTTGAGATCCTGACTCGTGAACTCATTTGAAAAAAAGTCACCTTTCTCTTGCCCTATCATTTGAATAGGCGAAAGGCCTGTCGACTGCAATGGCCTCGTAAAAATATACCAATCAATAAACTGAGTCATTTTCTGTTCAAACCCGTCTGATTCTTCATCAAAGACGCCCGCTAAATCAAAAAACTGCTTTTTTGCTCCCACAACTTCATCGGCAAAAACACCAGAAGAGAAATGCTGTAGAATTTCGTCTATCAATGGTTCGTATGTCATACTAACTGCTTTATAAAATAATCAAACAAACCTTCAGCATCATGAGGACCAGGATGACTCTCAGGATGGAACTGAACGCCCCAACATTTTTTTTCAACACATGTAATTCCGCTCACAGTATCA includes the following:
- a CDS encoding ABC transporter ATP-binding protein, with the protein product MSVVTVRNLKKSFKKGFIPRRHEVLKGMSFDVAEGTITGFLGANGAGKTTTMKCLLGLVFPDSGQIEYFGSQPISQNIKRRIGFLPEHPYFYNYLTGFEFLRFYGELSANLKARDLKIRIESLLKRVDLVYAQNRKLREYSKGMLQKIGVAQALIHDPDFIILDEPMSGLDPDGRYYLAEIIKETAKMGKSVFFSSHHLLDAERLCEDLVILKSGQVVYQGKTEALLGSMESAATITYFDHGHKKVLSASSPNEIQLNLANLLKGGAQIFEVRQERISLEEAFVRMAMRENSP
- the carB gene encoding carbamoyl-phosphate synthase large subunit, which produces MGKREDLKKIVLIGSGPIVIGQACEFDYSGTQACKALMKEGYEVVLINSNPATIMTDPELATRVYIEPLKVPFVRKILEKERPDAIIPTLGGQTALNLALDLDREGILKELNIELLGARVESIKAAEDREIFRSLLDKIGAKYPRSEMVRTFEQGLRAADDLGFPLILRPNYTLGGGGGGIAYSLEEYKMKIAGALHESPTSECLVEESILGWKEFELEVMRDKAGTFVVICTIENLDPCGVHTGDSITVAPQQTLTDRQYQEMRDEARKIIDCVGVETGGANIQFAVHPETGERLVIEMNPRVSRSSALASKATGFPIAKIAALLAVGYTLDELRNDITGSTPSCYEPALDYVVTKIPRFAFEKFPGAKDSLSTQMKSVGEVMSIGRTFKESFHKAIHSLNESDGGFPVISFNEDSVTYPNSQRIFHVFQALREGVTVEEICRLTQSSSEIDENVLLKAKRLGFSDATIARLASVDKLEIRNRRHKLGIHPVYFNVDTCAGEFFSNTPYLYSSYWSSQRPRQQTKDAVVILGSGPNRIGQGIEFDYSCVRSVAQLQKAGCHVVMINSNPETVSTDYDTSDELYFEPLNEEHVLEILRYVNPKGVVCQLGGQTPISLARIIVENGFNLLGSTLETIDLAEDRGLFAKVCTELAFQIPKSAMVSELKSALSVAQEIGYPLICRPSYVLGGRRMEIIEEEDELRSYFSRHGTYISSKIPCLMDQFLDRALEVDVDLVRGKDWSLVGGVVEHIEAAGVHSGDSMGVIPPQRLRDDTLERIEQLSLELADRLGVIGFLNLQLAIKDDEIFMIEANPRSSRSIPFIAKATGIPLVDLGVLALLGWDRARVRPERFNWRDISHVAVKGVVFPFKKFAEADSILGPEMKSTGESMGRGADYSEALLKALFSSQMTFPMDGEVFLSLRDKDKTELAPVIRDLCDMGYTLSATSGTATFIKSLGLPVTVVKKVQEGRPHCVDRIRSGEVAVVINTTSGRPSIETSFGIRRSCIDYSIPCITESDAVRAFLIALRKHHAGDFDVFSLPKPQSLV